The Buttiauxella selenatireducens genome has a window encoding:
- a CDS encoding TRAP transporter large permease yields MDIAIIVALVMFCGVFILLMAGTPISISIGISSFAAMCLILPFDGAILTSAQRVFVGLDSFALLAIPFFILAGNLMNNGGIAIRLINCAKMISNFLPGPLAQTNVVANMLFGSISGSGVASAAAVGGIMSPIQKKEQYDPAFSAAVNIASAPTGMLIPPSNSLIVYATVAGSVSISALFMAGYIPGILWGLGVMLVAGFIAKRRGYVADRSANKGQTLRILFDAVPSLMMIVVVIGGILGGVFTATEASAIAVVYSLVLGIIYRNIKVEDLPQIFLATAKMTAIVIFMLAASSIMSWVMAFTKIPALIASGLLSATDSFIVILLIMNVVLLLVGTFMDPTPAVLIFTPIFLPICMQFGMDPVQFGIMMVFNLSLGTITPPVGPILFTGCKVGDIKIERVIKPLLPFFAVIAVVLMLVTYLPAISMALPQSMGLVK; encoded by the coding sequence ATGGATATAGCCATTATTGTTGCTCTGGTAATGTTTTGCGGAGTGTTTATTTTGCTGATGGCGGGAACGCCAATTAGTATCAGTATTGGGATTTCATCCTTTGCTGCGATGTGTCTTATTTTACCTTTCGATGGTGCCATTCTCACATCCGCGCAGCGTGTGTTTGTTGGCCTGGACTCCTTTGCATTATTAGCCATTCCCTTCTTTATTCTGGCCGGTAATTTAATGAACAATGGCGGGATAGCCATTCGTTTAATTAACTGCGCAAAAATGATCAGTAATTTCCTGCCGGGCCCATTAGCGCAGACCAACGTGGTTGCCAACATGCTATTTGGTTCCATCAGTGGATCAGGCGTGGCATCTGCGGCAGCCGTCGGCGGCATCATGTCGCCCATTCAGAAAAAAGAGCAGTACGATCCTGCGTTTAGCGCCGCGGTTAACATTGCCTCTGCGCCAACGGGAATGCTTATTCCACCGAGCAACTCACTGATTGTTTATGCAACGGTTGCGGGCAGTGTTTCTATTTCCGCGCTATTTATGGCCGGTTATATCCCAGGTATCCTGTGGGGTTTAGGCGTGATGTTGGTGGCGGGCTTTATTGCTAAACGCCGTGGTTATGTTGCGGATCGCTCGGCGAATAAAGGCCAGACGCTTCGTATTCTGTTTGATGCCGTACCAAGCCTGATGATGATTGTCGTGGTTATCGGCGGTATTCTCGGCGGCGTATTTACCGCAACGGAAGCCTCAGCCATTGCGGTGGTTTATTCCCTGGTGCTGGGTATTATTTATCGCAATATTAAAGTAGAAGATTTGCCGCAGATATTCCTCGCGACGGCGAAAATGACCGCTATCGTTATTTTCATGCTGGCTGCGTCGTCTATTATGTCGTGGGTGATGGCATTTACTAAAATCCCGGCACTGATTGCCTCCGGTTTACTTTCTGCAACCGATAGCTTTATAGTCATTCTGCTCATAATGAATGTGGTATTGCTGCTGGTAGGGACCTTTATGGACCCAACGCCTGCGGTGTTAATTTTCACCCCAATCTTCCTGCCAATCTGCATGCAGTTCGGTATGGACCCGGTGCAGTTTGGCATCATGATGGTGTTTAACTTGTCACTCGGCACGATTACGCCGCCGGTGGGGCCAATCTTATTTACCGGCTGTAAAGTGGGGGATATTAAGATTGAGCGGGTCATCAAACCGCTGTTGCCATTCTTCGCGGTGATTGCGGTGGTTCTGATGCTGGTGACGTATTTACCGGCTATCTCCATGGCGTTGCCACAGAGTATGGGTCTGGTGAAATAA
- a CDS encoding malonate decarboxylase holo-ACP synthase, with the protein MNAPHPHDLLWLTESAALEGVSEEWVASQWRLVLPVVVRRDVNHEGRIPVGVRGMRRDQRAAGWVKAAKIKRVISPESLASRDLLINSPFVSMPPVQGAIQLALREWPWIWGITGSVGYALATEVPVLHADSDLDLIIRSPERVEREALREWQQVAGQLLCRADTQIETPHGAFALNEWLRDGRVLLKTNSGPQLVTDPWAFKG; encoded by the coding sequence ATGAACGCACCGCACCCACACGACTTACTCTGGCTAACCGAAAGCGCAGCACTTGAAGGTGTGAGTGAAGAGTGGGTGGCAAGCCAGTGGCGGCTCGTGCTACCGGTAGTGGTGCGACGTGATGTCAACCATGAAGGGCGCATTCCAGTGGGTGTTCGTGGAATGCGCCGTGACCAGCGGGCGGCAGGATGGGTGAAAGCCGCGAAAATCAAACGCGTAATTTCCCCTGAATCTTTGGCTTCCCGCGATCTGTTAATCAACTCTCCGTTTGTTTCTATGCCACCGGTTCAGGGCGCAATTCAGCTCGCACTGCGTGAGTGGCCCTGGATTTGGGGCATTACGGGCAGCGTGGGTTACGCGCTGGCGACCGAAGTTCCGGTGCTGCATGCTGATAGCGATCTCGACCTGATTATTCGAAGCCCGGAGCGCGTTGAACGCGAGGCATTGCGGGAATGGCAGCAGGTCGCCGGGCAGTTGTTATGTCGCGCTGATACGCAAATCGAAACGCCGCACGGCGCTTTTGCGCTCAATGAATGGCTGCGTGATGGGCGTGTTTTGCTGAAAACCAACAGCGGGCCACAACTTGTCACTGATCCATGGGCGTTTAAGGGCTAA
- a CDS encoding glycine dehydrogenase has product MVNEAGSTEVTQLTERVLAFIYTLLNNRNITPNAVQEQMLTSHVRAMAHRSLTGEPLPEVEESLFEEISADSLDMAKAVVEQFGNLPVEEAWLLSVHFEVAKDNL; this is encoded by the coding sequence ATGGTTAATGAAGCCGGGAGTACCGAGGTTACACAGCTTACAGAACGGGTGCTGGCGTTTATCTATACGCTGCTCAACAACAGAAACATCACGCCCAATGCGGTGCAAGAACAGATGCTGACTTCCCATGTTCGTGCCATGGCGCATCGGTCACTGACCGGCGAACCGTTGCCAGAAGTTGAAGAGAGCCTGTTTGAGGAAATCTCTGCTGACTCTCTGGATATGGCGAAAGCAGTGGTGGAACAGTTTGGCAATTTACCGGTTGAAGAAGCGTGGTTGTTGTCAGTGCATTTTGAAGTCGCGAAAGACAATCTTTGA
- the mdcE gene encoding biotin-independent malonate decarboxylase subunit gamma, translating into MSQKLNRAAIWLDKLTASAPRMAGLCASVQVADGEVDGKAARFIAVVPDENNHYPRAAGGEVGLLEGWTLAKVVSETIAEDAEKTEKRAIVAVIDVPSQAYGRREEAFGIHQALAGAAAAYANARLAGHPVIGLIVGKAMSGAFLAHGYQANRLIAFNDSGVMIHAMGKESAARITLRTVEALEKLAATIPPMAYDISNYETLGLLSALLDIANPQAPQCEDMEKVNAALITAVREARTDNTLKSRLNAENRRSSALVRERMRAIW; encoded by the coding sequence ATGAGCCAGAAACTGAATCGCGCCGCCATTTGGTTGGACAAACTGACAGCCAGCGCCCCGCGCATGGCCGGATTGTGTGCCTCCGTACAGGTTGCCGATGGTGAAGTTGACGGCAAAGCCGCACGCTTTATCGCGGTTGTGCCGGATGAAAACAACCATTATCCACGCGCAGCGGGTGGGGAAGTTGGCCTGCTTGAAGGCTGGACACTGGCGAAAGTGGTTAGCGAAACCATCGCCGAAGATGCTGAAAAGACAGAAAAACGCGCCATTGTGGCGGTGATCGATGTACCGAGCCAGGCTTATGGCCGTCGTGAAGAAGCGTTTGGTATCCACCAGGCATTGGCCGGTGCGGCAGCGGCTTACGCCAATGCGCGTCTGGCTGGCCATCCGGTTATCGGCCTGATTGTCGGCAAAGCGATGTCCGGAGCCTTCCTGGCGCATGGCTACCAGGCTAACCGCTTGATCGCGTTCAACGATTCTGGCGTGATGATCCACGCGATGGGCAAAGAGTCTGCAGCGCGTATCACGCTGCGTACTGTCGAAGCGCTGGAAAAACTGGCCGCGACCATCCCACCGATGGCTTACGACATCAGCAACTACGAAACTCTGGGCCTGTTATCCGCACTGCTCGATATTGCGAACCCGCAAGCGCCGCAATGCGAAGACATGGAAAAAGTGAATGCCGCGCTGATCACCGCAGTACGTGAGGCTCGTACCGATAACACTCTGAAAAGCCGGTTGAATGCGGAAAACCGCCGCAGCTCGGCTCTGGTTCGCGAGCGTATGCGGGCAATCTGGTAA
- a CDS encoding AEC family transporter codes for MTYVIVHALAPIFVIMLLGFFAGKAKMVDNKNVSLLNIFVMDFALPAALFSATVQTPWAGIVKQSPMSVVLVLAMWITYAAIYFMATKVFKKSPQDAAVLTLTVALPNYAALGLPILGSVLGEGPATSLSVAVSIACGSVLMTPFCLMILEREKARAAGEVAGSTLAILPVLMWRSLKKPIVWGPLLGVVLSAIGIKMPDLLLSSIKPLGLSATAAALFLTGVILSARKLKINTVVCVATVTKLLIQPFIAWGIVLALGLSGPIAITAILMIALSAGFFGVVFGNRFGVQSPDAEAVLLLSSVLSILSLPLFISLTSGM; via the coding sequence ATGACTTACGTGATTGTTCATGCTCTTGCGCCCATTTTTGTCATCATGCTGCTCGGCTTTTTCGCCGGCAAAGCAAAGATGGTCGATAACAAAAATGTTTCCCTGCTCAATATCTTTGTAATGGATTTTGCACTTCCTGCCGCGTTGTTTAGCGCGACGGTTCAGACTCCGTGGGCCGGTATCGTCAAACAGTCGCCAATGAGTGTGGTGCTGGTTCTGGCGATGTGGATCACCTACGCCGCTATCTACTTTATGGCGACTAAAGTCTTCAAAAAATCTCCGCAGGATGCGGCGGTACTGACGTTGACCGTAGCGCTGCCAAACTATGCGGCTCTTGGTTTGCCTATTCTGGGAAGCGTATTGGGTGAAGGCCCAGCCACGTCATTGTCTGTTGCGGTATCTATCGCTTGCGGTTCCGTACTGATGACTCCGTTCTGTCTGATGATTCTGGAACGTGAAAAAGCCCGTGCGGCTGGCGAAGTGGCAGGCTCTACGCTTGCGATTCTGCCGGTTCTGATGTGGCGTTCGCTGAAAAAACCTATCGTCTGGGGTCCGCTGCTGGGTGTGGTGCTGTCGGCTATTGGCATCAAAATGCCTGACTTGCTGCTGTCGTCTATCAAGCCGTTGGGCTTGTCTGCCACCGCAGCCGCGCTGTTCCTGACCGGTGTTATCCTTTCTGCCCGTAAGCTGAAAATTAACACTGTGGTGTGCGTGGCAACCGTTACCAAACTGCTGATTCAGCCGTTCATTGCCTGGGGCATCGTGCTGGCGCTGGGTCTGAGTGGTCCGATTGCGATCACCGCGATTCTGATGATCGCGCTGTCTGCTGGTTTCTTCGGTGTAGTATTCGGCAACCGTTTCGGCGTGCAATCACCGGATGCAGAAGCCGTCTTGCTGTTGAGCTCTGTGCTCTCTATCCTGTCGTTACCGCTGTTTATCTCTTTGACTTCAGGAATGTAA
- a CDS encoding TRAP transporter small permease, translated as MKAAQSAPSIAVPKSGIYSQVTRVKLAVDKVASSLCILIVGLMTLLVTWQVASRYLLNSPSAVSEVLARYLFIWLVLIGGAYVFGLREHMAITFMRDKMPRNLRISLEILGELATSVFAFLVLTIGGYIGMSRQMAQLDSALQIPIGIIYIAIPLSGAMTLFYCLYNQYGLFRKFSSKQD; from the coding sequence ATGAAAGCTGCTCAATCTGCTCCTTCAATTGCCGTGCCCAAATCGGGTATTTATTCGCAGGTCACGCGAGTCAAACTGGCCGTTGATAAAGTGGCGTCCTCTCTGTGTATTCTGATTGTAGGTTTAATGACTTTGCTGGTGACCTGGCAGGTTGCTTCCCGTTACTTATTGAATAGCCCAAGTGCGGTCAGCGAAGTGCTGGCGCGCTATTTGTTTATCTGGCTGGTCCTGATTGGTGGGGCCTATGTTTTTGGTCTGCGTGAGCATATGGCGATTACGTTTATGCGCGATAAAATGCCACGTAACTTACGTATTTCACTGGAAATCTTGGGTGAGCTTGCCACTTCTGTCTTTGCATTTTTGGTTCTGACAATCGGTGGTTACATCGGTATGAGCCGCCAGATGGCACAGCTTGATTCCGCGTTACAAATTCCTATCGGCATTATCTACATTGCGATCCCGTTAAGCGGTGCAATGACGCTGTTCTACTGCCTGTATAACCAATATGGGCTGTTCAGAAAGTTTTCTTCAAAACAAGATTGA
- a CDS encoding TRAP transporter substrate-binding protein, producing MLHLKDVMPKISLVATAVAATILLSGCGEDAAPSGTVMLKTAFNQSENNPQYKALISFSDKLEAATNGRYKLEIHPNELLGDQRASLELVQSGAIQMAVVANPLVENFNKNFSVLAMPYVYDNPEHQRKVFTSGVLDSLFASTKGTGFEVITAYTAGARSVYTKGAAVTSPADMNGKKIRVMQSDTMIKMLSCMGGTGVPMGQGEVYSAIQQGVLDGAENNEITYADLKQYEVAPYFSNTRHVMVADLLVANETFLAKMDESDRELFRKLAKESTQTQFELWDKALDGARQTAKDNGATFTEVDIKPFQERCKPLQAAMLTTPEQKALYEKIRELAK from the coding sequence ATGCTGCATTTGAAAGATGTTATGCCAAAAATTTCGCTCGTTGCTACCGCTGTTGCCGCAACGATTTTGCTGAGTGGATGTGGCGAGGACGCTGCTCCATCAGGCACTGTTATGTTGAAAACCGCATTTAACCAATCTGAAAATAACCCACAATACAAAGCGTTAATCTCCTTCAGCGATAAACTGGAAGCGGCAACGAATGGCCGATACAAACTCGAAATCCACCCTAACGAACTGTTAGGCGATCAACGCGCTTCACTGGAACTGGTTCAATCTGGTGCGATTCAAATGGCGGTAGTAGCGAACCCACTGGTCGAAAACTTCAATAAGAACTTCTCGGTTCTGGCGATGCCGTATGTCTACGACAACCCTGAGCACCAGCGCAAAGTGTTCACTTCTGGTGTGCTGGATAGCCTGTTTGCGTCCACGAAAGGTACGGGTTTTGAAGTGATAACCGCATATACCGCAGGCGCGCGTAGCGTTTACACCAAAGGTGCTGCAGTCACCAGCCCGGCAGACATGAACGGTAAAAAAATCCGTGTCATGCAGTCTGACACGATGATCAAAATGCTCAGTTGCATGGGGGGAACGGGCGTACCAATGGGCCAGGGTGAAGTTTATTCCGCTATTCAGCAAGGCGTTCTGGATGGCGCTGAAAACAACGAAATTACCTACGCTGACCTCAAGCAATACGAAGTGGCTCCCTATTTCTCTAATACCCGTCACGTGATGGTGGCTGACCTGTTAGTCGCAAACGAAACCTTCCTTGCCAAAATGGACGAAAGCGACCGCGAATTGTTCCGCAAATTAGCCAAAGAGAGTACTCAGACTCAATTCGAGCTTTGGGATAAAGCGCTTGATGGCGCTCGTCAGACCGCGAAAGACAATGGTGCAACCTTTACCGAAGTGGATATCAAGCCATTCCAGGAGCGTTGCAAACCCTTGCAGGCTGCGATGTTGACCACCCCTGAACAAAAAGCGTTATACGAAAAAATCCGTGAGTTGGCCAAGTAA
- a CDS encoding LysR family transcriptional regulator, producing the protein MKIDAEITFRKLEIFMSFMEKGNIARTAEALGISGVSVHRALHTLEEGVRCPLFIHKGRNLVPLPAALTLLEHSKEVVELMARGITETRQAAGVGQGRLRIGTLYSLTLETVPRLIMGMKLRRPELEMDLTMGSNQTLLNMLEDGVLDAILISISESEIDRNRLEVLPLFHDDIFLAASSSFPLDNSKLADLRDYSDEKFVSLAEGFATYKGFQEAFHIAGFEPEIVTRVNDIFSMLSLVQAGVGLSLMPGRMKKVYENSVQLLKLAEPYQMQQSIAIVFARSRELDPNLLALAAEGRMYARSFSDTPNEPL; encoded by the coding sequence ATGAAAATAGACGCAGAAATTACCTTCCGTAAGCTTGAAATATTCATGTCTTTTATGGAAAAGGGAAACATCGCCCGTACTGCTGAGGCGCTTGGGATCAGCGGTGTCAGCGTCCATCGCGCATTGCATACCCTTGAAGAAGGTGTTCGCTGCCCATTATTTATCCATAAAGGTCGCAATCTGGTGCCGCTGCCCGCGGCATTAACGCTGCTTGAACACAGCAAAGAAGTGGTAGAACTGATGGCACGGGGTATTACAGAAACCCGCCAGGCTGCAGGGGTTGGGCAAGGCCGACTGCGTATCGGCACGCTCTACTCATTGACGCTCGAAACCGTCCCACGCCTGATCATGGGGATGAAACTGCGTCGCCCGGAACTGGAAATGGATCTCACCATGGGTTCCAACCAAACGCTGCTCAATATGCTTGAAGACGGCGTGCTGGATGCCATTCTTATCTCTATCTCCGAAAGTGAAATCGACCGTAACCGCCTGGAAGTGCTGCCGCTTTTTCACGACGATATCTTCCTCGCCGCCTCCTCCTCATTCCCGCTTGATAACAGCAAGCTGGCAGATTTGCGTGATTATTCTGATGAGAAGTTTGTTTCGTTAGCCGAAGGGTTTGCGACTTACAAAGGTTTTCAGGAGGCCTTTCATATCGCCGGTTTTGAACCAGAAATTGTCACGCGAGTGAACGATATTTTCTCCATGCTCAGTCTGGTACAGGCGGGAGTGGGATTGTCGCTAATGCCGGGGCGCATGAAGAAAGTGTATGAAAATTCCGTGCAACTACTGAAGCTCGCCGAACCGTATCAAATGCAACAGTCCATCGCGATAGTGTTTGCCCGTAGCCGCGAACTCGACCCGAACTTATTGGCACTCGCCGCCGAAGGTCGCATGTACGCCCGTTCGTTTAGCGATACGCCTAACGAGCCGCTTTAA
- a CDS encoding autotransporter outer membrane beta-barrel domain-containing protein, with protein MKYIYKAVSREGLGLFIVASLCTTARAETINDASRVADLPSDPKALYIGDGGTGSLTIKQNESVVSGQDPAFDTGSVLGYGRGDKGTLTIDGGTWYDSVTTSNDPSGRGTTAVGGGGDGTLDIKNGGEAYAMFINIGQNNGSNGVVNVDGADSHLFVNADQSSGITVGTNGTGALNISNAGKVTSTSTSYVGDSHGASGTVNVSGDGSNWTITDGPLHVGRHGSGVMNITSGGTVNSAGGGIAAEDGSVGHALVSGTGSTWDIGSNRTLTIGYTSKDSSIASSTGTLTVADGGRVVAEKAINVAGDASTIYIGTKDGEPAAAPGTLETAKVNLLNDTTALVFNHSDTSGNYLFSPIVTGQGSVTNLNGTTVLTGANIYTGGTTISGGTLQLGDGSTVGSLVGDITNNSAFVINNPAETTLGGVISGTGTLTQQGAGTTALQSANRYTGETVVNAGTLRTDIVDSIASSKAVNINGGVFDLNGNNQWVNRLGGTGGEVQLNGATLTANNATTADDSSYAGDIIDGTAKGSLTKAGDGSLTLTGKTAWTGDTHIDGGELVLDGTNGGAQLVSNIIGKDNTTLSLQNGANLTGWIDPTDVNIDKTSSWDMTADSMAGDVNLAGTIRYAAPSTLPMTSGHTLTVNNWNGQDGTLQMNTVLGDDASVTDKLVVNGNTSGNTFMQINNAGGGGASTVEGIRVVEVNGQSDGTFAKSGRIVAGAYDYSLVKKGSDWFLTSLDTTEPPKPDIIVPPEPPVDPVDPEDPETPPTPEPNPEPDNQGKPTVRPESASYTANLAAANTMFITRLHDRLGETQYTDALTGEKKVTSLWLRQVGGHNRWKDSSGQISTQSNRYVVQLGGDLAQWSNDGLQRWHLGAMAGYGNNRSNSHSNITGYHSEGSVDGYSAGLYATWYENDETHQGTYLDSWAQYGWFNNHVKGQNIQGESYKSSGVTASLELGYTHKLGEFIGSQGSTNEWFIQPQAQAIWMGVKADDHRESNGTRVSGEGDGNIQTRLGVRTYLKGHSKIDDGKNRIFQPFVEANWIHNTNDFGTRMDGASVYQSGARNIGEIKTGVEGQLNPHLNLWGNVGVQVGDKGYSDSSAMVGVKYSF; from the coding sequence ATGAAATATATTTATAAAGCGGTATCCCGCGAAGGACTAGGTTTATTTATTGTCGCCTCGCTGTGTACCACTGCACGTGCCGAAACGATCAATGACGCATCCAGAGTGGCTGACCTGCCTTCAGACCCCAAAGCCTTATATATCGGTGACGGCGGAACCGGCTCTCTCACCATTAAACAAAACGAGTCAGTCGTTTCAGGACAAGATCCCGCCTTTGATACGGGTTCAGTCCTGGGTTATGGCCGTGGTGATAAAGGGACGCTGACTATTGATGGTGGCACCTGGTACGACAGCGTCACCACCTCAAACGACCCGTCTGGCCGTGGCACCACGGCAGTGGGCGGCGGGGGCGATGGCACGCTGGATATTAAGAACGGCGGCGAAGCGTACGCCATGTTTATTAATATCGGGCAAAACAACGGTAGCAATGGCGTCGTTAACGTCGACGGTGCCGATTCTCACTTATTTGTTAATGCGGATCAAAGCTCGGGAATCACCGTCGGAACCAACGGCACCGGGGCGCTGAATATCAGCAACGCAGGCAAAGTAACTTCTACATCAACCTCTTATGTTGGCGATAGCCACGGGGCCAGCGGTACAGTAAACGTCAGTGGCGACGGTTCAAACTGGACGATTACTGATGGTCCATTACATGTGGGCCGCCACGGCTCAGGCGTTATGAACATTACCTCAGGCGGCACAGTCAACAGCGCTGGCGGCGGAATTGCAGCTGAAGACGGGTCTGTCGGCCACGCTCTTGTCAGTGGGACGGGCTCAACATGGGATATTGGTTCAAACCGCACCCTCACCATCGGCTATACCTCTAAAGATTCCAGCATCGCTTCAAGTACGGGAACCCTGACGGTTGCCGATGGGGGCCGTGTGGTGGCAGAAAAAGCCATTAATGTCGCGGGTGACGCCAGTACGATTTATATCGGCACGAAAGACGGGGAGCCTGCAGCTGCACCAGGAACGCTGGAAACGGCCAAAGTTAACTTACTGAATGACACGACTGCCCTGGTCTTTAACCACTCTGACACGTCGGGAAATTACCTTTTCTCACCCATCGTGACGGGCCAGGGTTCAGTGACAAACTTAAATGGCACTACCGTGCTGACGGGCGCAAACATCTACACCGGTGGAACGACGATCAGCGGTGGCACCTTGCAACTTGGCGATGGCAGTACTGTGGGCTCACTCGTGGGCGATATTACCAATAACAGCGCGTTTGTTATCAACAACCCAGCAGAAACCACTCTCGGGGGCGTTATTTCCGGTACAGGCACGCTCACTCAACAAGGCGCGGGCACCACAGCTTTACAATCCGCTAATCGCTACACTGGCGAAACGGTGGTCAACGCAGGAACATTGCGTACCGACATCGTTGACAGTATCGCCAGCAGTAAAGCGGTGAACATCAATGGCGGTGTATTTGACCTGAACGGGAATAACCAGTGGGTGAACCGCCTGGGTGGGACCGGTGGTGAAGTCCAACTTAACGGTGCAACGCTGACCGCTAATAATGCAACGACCGCAGATGATTCCAGCTATGCCGGCGATATTATCGATGGCACAGCCAAAGGCAGCCTGACCAAAGCTGGCGACGGTTCTCTGACGCTGACCGGCAAAACGGCCTGGACGGGCGACACCCATATCGACGGCGGTGAGTTAGTGCTGGATGGCACAAATGGCGGCGCACAACTGGTCAGTAATATCATTGGCAAAGACAACACGACGTTGTCTCTGCAAAACGGTGCAAACCTGACGGGCTGGATTGACCCAACGGATGTGAACATCGATAAAACCAGTTCCTGGGACATGACGGCGGATTCCATGGCCGGTGACGTTAACCTCGCCGGGACCATCCGTTATGCAGCGCCGTCCACATTGCCAATGACCAGCGGTCACACGCTGACCGTTAATAACTGGAATGGCCAGGACGGGACATTGCAGATGAACACGGTTCTGGGTGATGACGCTTCGGTAACCGATAAGCTCGTGGTCAACGGCAATACCAGCGGCAACACCTTTATGCAGATCAACAATGCCGGTGGTGGCGGAGCCAGCACCGTTGAAGGGATCCGCGTTGTGGAAGTGAACGGTCAGTCAGACGGTACTTTCGCTAAATCAGGACGTATTGTTGCTGGCGCTTATGATTACAGCCTGGTGAAAAAAGGGTCCGACTGGTTCCTGACAAGCCTGGATACAACGGAGCCACCAAAACCAGACATCATTGTACCGCCAGAGCCTCCGGTAGACCCTGTCGACCCGGAAGATCCGGAAACACCACCAACGCCAGAACCTAACCCTGAACCGGATAATCAAGGCAAACCGACCGTTCGCCCTGAATCTGCCAGTTATACCGCCAACCTCGCGGCAGCCAATACCATGTTTATTACCCGACTGCATGATCGTCTGGGTGAAACACAGTATACCGACGCGCTTACCGGCGAGAAGAAAGTCACCAGCCTGTGGTTACGTCAGGTGGGTGGGCATAACCGCTGGAAAGATAGCAGCGGACAGATCAGCACCCAAAGCAATCGCTATGTCGTGCAACTGGGTGGCGATCTCGCACAGTGGAGCAACGACGGTCTGCAACGCTGGCATCTGGGGGCAATGGCCGGTTACGGTAACAACCGCAGTAATAGCCACTCCAATATCACCGGATATCACTCTGAAGGTTCGGTGGATGGTTACAGCGCGGGTCTTTACGCCACATGGTATGAAAATGACGAAACACACCAGGGGACTTACCTGGACAGCTGGGCACAATACGGCTGGTTTAACAACCATGTGAAAGGTCAGAACATCCAGGGTGAGTCCTATAAATCAAGCGGTGTAACCGCCTCGTTGGAACTGGGCTACACCCACAAACTGGGTGAGTTTATCGGTAGCCAGGGTTCTACGAATGAATGGTTTATCCAGCCTCAGGCACAGGCAATCTGGATGGGTGTCAAGGCAGACGACCACCGTGAAAGCAACGGAACCCGTGTCAGCGGTGAAGGTGACGGTAATATCCAGACTCGTCTGGGTGTGCGTACCTACCTGAAAGGACACAGCAAAATTGATGACGGTAAAAACCGCATCTTCCAGCCTTTCGTAGAAGCTAACTGGATCCACAACACCAATGACTTTGGCACGCGGATGGACGGAGCCAGTGTTTATCAAAGCGGTGCGCGCAATATCGGGGAAATCAAAACCGGTGTTGAAGGCCAGTTGAATCCACATCTGAATCTGTGGGGCAACGTGGGTGTTCAGGTGGGCGATAAAGGTTACAGCGATTCGTCCGCTATGGTTGGGGTGAAGTACAGCTTCTGA
- the mdcH gene encoding malonate decarboxylase subunit epsilon translates to MKILFTFPGQGTQRAGMLQQLPQNGAILSRVRAVLGDETDSLDTPDALKHTRAVQLCLLIAGVAAAIELERHDVVPDMVCGLSIGAFPAAVVAGALSFEDALRLVALRGDLMEQAYPQGYGLTAITGLQLSQVEALVKGSGTYIANINAEQQIVIAGRDDEMANVAQQALATGAQKVKQLAVSVPSHCELLREPALKLQQAFSEVTLTRPNCTYLSGSTARVAWQPEHIAEDLALNMSRTVRWRDAMIAANERDVRLAIEMPPGSVLTGLTRQAFREGEMLCAEQNSVALIKRLAERVKAAR, encoded by the coding sequence ATGAAAATTCTGTTCACTTTCCCTGGGCAGGGAACCCAACGTGCTGGCATGTTGCAACAGTTACCGCAGAATGGCGCGATTTTGTCACGTGTTCGTGCCGTTTTGGGCGATGAAACGGATTCGCTCGATACGCCAGACGCGCTGAAACACACCCGCGCGGTTCAGCTTTGTTTGTTGATTGCGGGCGTTGCTGCAGCAATTGAACTTGAGCGTCATGATGTTGTGCCGGATATGGTGTGCGGTTTGTCCATCGGCGCATTTCCCGCAGCGGTTGTCGCGGGGGCTTTAAGCTTTGAAGACGCGCTGCGCTTAGTTGCACTGCGTGGCGATTTAATGGAACAGGCTTACCCGCAAGGTTATGGTTTAACAGCGATTACCGGCTTGCAGTTAAGTCAGGTGGAAGCGCTGGTGAAAGGCAGCGGAACGTACATCGCCAATATCAACGCCGAGCAGCAAATCGTGATCGCCGGGCGCGATGATGAGATGGCGAACGTCGCGCAACAGGCGTTGGCAACTGGAGCGCAAAAGGTAAAACAGCTGGCGGTCAGCGTGCCGTCGCACTGCGAGTTACTGCGCGAACCGGCTTTAAAACTGCAACAGGCATTTAGCGAAGTCACGCTAACGCGCCCGAACTGCACGTATCTTAGCGGCAGCACCGCGCGCGTGGCCTGGCAGCCGGAGCACATTGCCGAAGATTTGGCGCTGAATATGTCGCGTACGGTTCGCTGGCGTGATGCGATGATTGCCGCCAATGAACGCGATGTGCGTCTGGCAATCGAAATGCCGCCAGGTAGCGTATTGACGGGCCTGACGCGGCAGGCATTCCGTGAAGGTGAAATGCTGTGTGCGGAACAAAACAGCGTGGCGCTGATTAAGCGCCTGGCCGAGCGCGTTAAAGCGGCTCGTTAG